The stretch of DNA AACGAGCAGACAAGTAGCAATGTTGTACAAATCAACTGGATAATGAAATAGCAGGTGAACTTTGTCAGCAGATCACACGGAATCACAAGCAGCATGCACAGTGTACAAACAGGAGAAAGAAAACAGGAACGAGGGAGAGAGTGGATGTTTTTGGTGTGTTTTAGAGCATAATGCATCTTCTATTTTTACAAGCAGATTACATCCACACGAAAGGCCAAAAGTGGTCAATATGCAGTCATTCGAGTTTTATTGTCACAAAAAAATTTGAAGCGCCTACATTTATTTAGTTTCAAAATCCGATCACGATCTACCCTATTCATTAAAATTGCTAAAAGTTTTAAAACCTTGTTGAACGATTACATTTTCAAGAATATCATTAAGTCTTCAGTCTTCTGCCCTGCTCGCATGGATTCGGCCATGTTTGCTGTTTATTATACTCAAAGAacttttgtgcaatatttaagTTTGCGTTTAAATGTTTAATCAGCGGCGAAACGGGTCAACGTTGAAGAATCTTACGCTATTTGATCTTAAATTTAGAGCCACAAGTTGGGTTGTGGTCTGACAAATTTTTGATAAAAGATATGATTTTGCGGCAGATTTGGACCCCACAAAGGTGATAAATGTATGGATATGGTAGCTGTGGTGAAATTCTTGACCGAGAATAGGCAATGGCAATTGCCATGAAAATGGCTGTTGCTTCGGCCCATTCCAGTTGTAATTTGAAGCTCAACTTCCCCTGCAGCAGTAAGCCATCGCCATCCAACTCAAAAGCCCGTCTCGACCTTAGACCGGCTGGATGCGTTCCCGTCCAACAACAAGTAACAATACACAAATTCTTGCTCTAAAGTTTCACTTGTTTGGATTTGAGCTTCTGTGTTCTTGTTCGTTGGTGTTTCTTTGGTTCCAAACTCGCCCTTCTATTCGGTTTTTCCATTGATTTTGACTTTCTGTtggtttttgtttttcttgGAAAAGTTGGATTCTGGGATTATGTGTGAATCTTGCAGTGGAAGAGGGTGGCTGCTTTGTGAGTTTTGTAAAGGGCAAAAAACCAATGTGAAAACTGCCGAGAGTAACCGGATTTACCGCCGTTGCCCAGCTTGTAAATCTGTAAGCAATCGCCAAAT from Primulina eburnea isolate SZY01 chromosome 6, ASM2296580v1, whole genome shotgun sequence encodes:
- the LOC140833509 gene encoding uncharacterized protein; the encoded protein is MAIAMKMAVASAHSSCNLKLNFPCSSKPSPSNSKARLDLRPAGCVPVQQQLDSGIMCESCSGRGWLLCEFCKGQKTNVKTAESNRIYRRCPACKSIGSVLCSKCKVFRCVAFPDHNDGESLTF